The genomic region GCGGTGATTGCGATCAAGTCGCTGCTCGACTACGCCAAGCTGCGCAAGGAAGTGCCTGATATCGTCTCCAGCTCGAAGCCTGCAGCGCGTGCCGTGCTTGAGAAGGCGCTGAAATCGGCAACCGGCGCCGCACTCGACGAGGTCGCCTCCAAGAAGCTGCTGAAGGCCTATGGCATCCCGATCTCGAAGGAGGCAATCGCACAGACAGCAGCCGAGGCCGTGAAGATCGCCAAGCAGATCGGCTTCCCGGTCGTGGCCAAAGTCGTCAGCGCCGAGATCCTGCACAAATCAGATATCGGCGGCGTGGTGCTGAATCTCAACAACCCGGCCGCGGTGAAGAAGGCGTTCGCCGACATCACCGCGCGGGTGAGCAAGCTGAAGGGCAAGCCGAAGCTCGACGGCATCCTGATCGCGCAACAGGTGAAGGCCGATCTGGAGCTCGTGATCGGCGCCTCCCTCGATGCCGAGATGGGTCCGGTCGTGCTGTTCGGCACCGGCGGCATCGACATCGAGCTGATGAAAGACGTGGCGCTCGCCGGTGCGCCGCTGGACGATGCCGAGGCCCGGCTCCTGATCGGCCGCACCAAGGCCGGTATCAAGATGCGCGGCTATCGGGGCAAGCCGGCCTTGCACGAGGCCTCCGCGGTGAGGGCGCTGGTCGGCCTGTCCAATCTGATCGCGGATGCCGGCGACCGGATCGCCTCGATTGATGTCAATCCGTTCCTGATCAATGCCAAAACAGGCGTCGCCGTCGATGCCCTCATCGTGCTGAACAATGCTGCGGCCAAACGCGCGGCTGGGCATTGATGTCGCGTAGGGCGGATTAGCGCAGCGTAATCCGCCAATTAGTCCATGGCCACACGAGGCGTTGGCGGGTTACGCTTCGCTAACCCGCCCTACGTACCATTGCAGCTCCTTCCAACTTCCCTCGTTTGGCCGTAAAATCACCCAGCATGGCACGCGCGAGCAATCTGGTGATCGGAACGGCGACGCTGGCGGTGATTGCCGTGGCGTTCGGCGGCGTCCTCGGCGTGCAGAAATGGCGCACCCTCCAGAGCCGCAGCCAGTTGCGCGTGGTTTTCGAGGGCGGCTCGGCCAGCGGATTGCGCCGCGGCGGGCCGGTCAATTTCGACGGTGTTCCCGCCGGCCAGATCCTGTCGATCAAGCTGGACAATCCCCGCAAGGTCGTGGCCCTGGTGATGCTCGACAACTCCGCGCCAATCCGTAAGGACACCGTCGCGGGTATCGAGTTCCAGGGTCTCACCGGCGTCGCCGCGGTCTCGCTGATCGGCGGCGCGCCCTCGGCGCCCCCAGTGCCGCTGGACTCGGACGGCATACCCGTGCTGACCGCCGATCTTAGCGACGCCGAATCGATCGTCGACACCCTGCATAGTGTCGACCGCACGATCGTCAGCAACGCGCCGGCGATCAGGGAAGGCCTGCGCACGTTCGAGACCTACACCGCCGATCTCCGGAGCAAGGGCGGCGAAATCGATTCCGTCATGGCCAAGGTCGATAGCGCCTTCGCGGGCTTCGACAAGGCGGTCACAAAGATCGAAGGCGTAGTGCCCGGCTTTGCCGACGGCAAGGCGGATGAGCTGTTCGAAAAGATCCACGGATTGCACGAGCTCGCCGACACCATGAGGAAGAAATCGGCGAACTTCCTCGAAGACATCCGTCGCTCGCTGCTCGACGTCAGCGAGGCCGCCAACAAGATGAGCGGGACACCCACACCGGCTGCCGCTCCGCGACCGCCGCGCAAGCCGGCGCAGCAGAAACGCTAGCCTCTACCACGCGTAGCGGACGACGCCCTTGCCGGCGTAAGAGCGGGTGACGTTCGAGAACTCGCCCTCGAAGGTCGTCGACGCAGACCAGCCGTTCATCCAGCTCATCTGCACCGCCGCTGTGGTCAGCGCGGAATCGTGCGCCTGGGCGGCGCCATTCACCACGAACGCGGATCCCGGCAACGTCTGGAAGACCGCACCGACGGTGCGATCCGGATTGTAGTCATGCGCCCAGGCGACGCGGCCGCGCAGGGTCATCAGGCCGCCGGCTGCGGCAAAGGACTTGTCCGCGCGCAGGCCGAGTTCGGTGCGGGTGCTGGTCACGTCCTTGGCGGCATAATTCAGCGCGAAGACGTTGCTGCCGACCACAGCGAACTCCGAATAGCTCGGAAGGCTGAACACGGTGGCCTGGAGCGCCGCATAGGGGGTGAGGCCGATCCACTGCGAGGCATAGCGATAGCCGCCCTCGACACGGCCCGAGAGCGCGTTGGCGTTGAACTGCGCACG from Bradyrhizobium lupini harbors:
- a CDS encoding MlaD family protein yields the protein MARASNLVIGTATLAVIAVAFGGVLGVQKWRTLQSRSQLRVVFEGGSASGLRRGGPVNFDGVPAGQILSIKLDNPRKVVALVMLDNSAPIRKDTVAGIEFQGLTGVAAVSLIGGAPSAPPVPLDSDGIPVLTADLSDAESIVDTLHSVDRTIVSNAPAIREGLRTFETYTADLRSKGGEIDSVMAKVDSAFAGFDKAVTKIEGVVPGFADGKADELFEKIHGLHELADTMRKKSANFLEDIRRSLLDVSEAANKMSGTPTPAAAPRPPRKPAQQKR